The genomic window CTGAAGTAATATATCCAATAATGCAAGTTAATGATATTAAATATTTAGATGTAGATGTAGCTGTTGGAGGTTTAGAGCAGAGAAAAATACATATGTTAGCAAGAGAGTTATTAGAAAAAAAGCCAATATGTATTCATAATCCTGTTCTAACAGGTTTAGATGGAATAGGAAAAATGAGTTCTTCTAAGGGTAATTATATAGCTGTTGATGATGAACCAGAGGTCATAAAAGAGAAGGTAAAGAAAGCCTACTGTCCAATTGGTGTTGTAGAAAATAACCCAATATTGGAAATAGCAAAATATTTCTTAAATTATCCATTGATAATTAAAAGGCCAGAAAAGTTTGGTGGAGATATTGAGGTAGGAAGTTATGTTGAGTTAGAAGAAAAGTTTAAAAATAAAGAGATCCATCCATTAGATTTAAAAAATACTGTTGCTAATGAGCTTATATCATTATTAGAACCAATAAGAAAAAGATTAAAATGAAAATATTGACTGAGCATTTTTATATGAAACT from Methanocaldococcus villosus KIN24-T80 includes these protein-coding regions:
- a CDS encoding tyrosine--tRNA ligase — translated: MFERIKRNTVEIITEEELKKVLEKDEKKAYIGFEPSGKIHLGHYLQIRKMQDLKEAGFDIIILLADLHAYLNEKGDLEDIRKIGEYNKKVFKAMGLDAEYIYGSEFQLEKDYTLDVYKLALKTTLKRARRSMEMIAREEENPKVAEVIYPIMQVNDIKYLDVDVAVGGLEQRKIHMLARELLEKKPICIHNPVLTGLDGIGKMSSSKGNYIAVDDEPEVIKEKVKKAYCPIGVVENNPILEIAKYFLNYPLIIKRPEKFGGDIEVGSYVELEEKFKNKEIHPLDLKNTVANELISLLEPIRKRLK